A window of the Cyanobacteriota bacterium genome harbors these coding sequences:
- the argC gene encoding N-acetyl-gamma-glutamyl-phosphate reductase, with translation MAKIYKVGILGSTGYTGATLTGLLAKHPNIEIVFLASQQYAGQKFSSIYSEYRGLVDIECSDIDDEAILNLNKNEIDLVFFATPNGIAHKHVPGLIAKSIHCIDLSADYRFKDLDLYTKWYGFKRTDQAINAQAVYGLVEFNRAQIKAAAKSAAVIIGNPGCYTTSSILALAPILEAMADSIDTRSIIIDGKSGISGAGRKAATNLLFSEINESCSPYKLANQHRHGPELECFFSEISGKKIELSFSPHLVPMSVGLLTTCYINFTKDTSEAQLRKLYETRYSAEQFIKVLEPELYPQTKWAVGTNKAFIQVNYDPRLKRATITCAIDNLMKGAAGQALQNMNLIFGLEEGLGLS, from the coding sequence ATGGCTAAGATATATAAAGTAGGCATTTTAGGCAGCACCGGCTATACTGGAGCTACTTTAACTGGATTACTGGCTAAACACCCCAATATAGAGATTGTTTTCCTTGCTTCACAGCAATACGCTGGACAGAAATTCTCCTCAATCTACAGCGAATATAGAGGCTTAGTAGATATCGAATGTAGCGATATTGATGATGAAGCAATTCTTAATTTAAACAAAAATGAGATTGACCTAGTCTTTTTTGCAACTCCCAATGGAATTGCTCATAAACATGTACCAGGTCTAATTGCAAAATCAATCCATTGCATCGATCTTAGTGCTGACTACAGGTTCAAGGATTTAGATTTATATACTAAGTGGTACGGCTTTAAAAGAACTGATCAAGCAATTAATGCTCAAGCTGTTTATGGTTTAGTTGAATTTAATAGAGCTCAAATTAAAGCTGCTGCAAAATCAGCTGCAGTAATAATCGGCAACCCTGGTTGCTACACAACTTCTTCAATACTAGCGCTCGCTCCGATACTTGAAGCGATGGCTGATTCAATCGACACTAGATCAATCATTATTGACGGCAAATCAGGAATCAGCGGCGCCGGACGCAAAGCTGCAACCAATTTACTATTCTCTGAGATCAACGAATCCTGTTCACCGTACAAGCTAGCAAACCAGCATAGACACGGTCCTGAGCTTGAATGTTTTTTTTCAGAAATTAGCGGCAAAAAAATCGAGCTTAGTTTTTCTCCGCATCTAGTACCAATGTCAGTTGGTCTTTTGACAACTTGCTATATTAATTTCACCAAAGACACTAGTGAAGCGCAGCTGCGCAAGCTCTATGAAACAAGATACTCTGCTGAGCAATTTATCAAAGTACTAGAACCTGAACTCTACCCGCAAACCAAATGGGCGGTTGGCACGAATAAAGCATTTATTCAAGTCAACTACGATCCAAGACTCAAGCGCGCCACCATCACTTGTGCAATTGACAACCTGATGAAGGGTGCTGCAGGGCAAG
- a CDS encoding N-acetylmuramoyl-L-alanine amidase, whose protein sequence is MSYIFRYLIICLAFCFASLAASAKQIEIKEIALNNTVLEVNHDSASDLKFKKRIYENPPRLVFDIIDAHLGNKSFVYNLPTGLDVTRARVAQFDENTVRVVTEATTVTALEKVNIENIGKTLFFRYAINDVVIQDFGFEDGNMRITADGALVPRSIMLDNPERLVLDLIGAKLKSPSQAKVYQNGTEEMKVTQFDSSIVRVVFTGRNTHKREVRISNNEMQVLVLGEGNEKEEQFKVDNKVLSIKLQRNTKEEVVYAVESLKNLDYKFLKLHNPERLVVDLIGLDYDDALGAEQIPETEFVQDLRFGLATLGKPVTRIVFDMKTKNVIEEFKESNGSKTLLIRMIGVSADKVKDGIEIEAAQKSAGTVVVLDAGHGGYDSGAVYGGYNEKDITLDITRKVQEYLDAAGINVYMVRSEDRFISLAERVEVSNAVDPKIFVSIHVNALITNPEMQGLQSYYYSTTGKQLAAVIHKQLLTDVKMPDQRIRHANFWVTKFTKAPSVLLELGFMTNVAERTKLVKDSYQNDLAKSVARGIINYLEGL, encoded by the coding sequence ATGTCTTATATTTTTAGATATCTGATTATCTGTTTGGCTTTTTGTTTTGCCAGTTTGGCTGCATCGGCTAAGCAAATTGAAATCAAAGAAATTGCACTTAATAATACGGTTCTTGAAGTGAACCATGATTCTGCTAGTGATTTGAAATTCAAAAAAAGAATTTATGAAAATCCACCAAGATTGGTCTTTGATATTATTGATGCGCATTTAGGTAATAAGAGCTTTGTTTATAATTTGCCAACGGGGTTGGATGTTACTAGGGCAAGAGTTGCTCAATTTGACGAGAATACTGTGAGAGTAGTTACAGAAGCTACTACGGTAACTGCACTTGAAAAAGTGAATATCGAAAATATTGGCAAGACTTTGTTTTTTAGGTATGCAATTAATGATGTAGTAATTCAGGATTTTGGTTTTGAAGATGGTAATATGCGTATCACGGCTGATGGCGCTTTAGTACCAAGATCAATCATGTTGGATAATCCTGAAAGGCTGGTGCTAGACCTTATTGGAGCCAAACTTAAAAGCCCAAGTCAAGCAAAAGTTTATCAAAATGGCACTGAAGAAATGAAAGTTACACAATTTGATTCTTCAATAGTCAGAGTTGTTTTTACTGGTAGAAATACTCATAAAAGAGAAGTTCGAATTAGCAATAATGAAATGCAGGTTTTAGTTCTGGGTGAGGGGAACGAGAAAGAAGAACAATTCAAAGTAGACAATAAAGTTTTGTCAATTAAGCTACAACGCAACACCAAAGAAGAAGTTGTTTATGCTGTTGAGTCTTTAAAGAACCTTGATTATAAATTTTTGAAACTGCATAATCCTGAACGCCTGGTAGTTGATTTGATTGGTTTGGATTATGACGATGCTCTTGGTGCAGAACAAATACCAGAGACTGAATTCGTTCAAGACTTGCGTTTTGGTTTAGCTACTTTGGGAAAACCTGTCACTAGAATTGTTTTTGATATGAAAACCAAGAATGTCATTGAGGAGTTTAAGGAATCAAATGGCTCTAAAACCCTGTTGATTAGAATGATTGGAGTTTCTGCTGACAAAGTTAAGGACGGTATAGAAATAGAAGCTGCCCAAAAAAGTGCCGGGACAGTAGTGGTCTTGGATGCCGGACATGGTGGCTATGATTCTGGTGCCGTTTATGGTGGTTATAACGAAAAAGACATCACACTTGATATTACCCGCAAGGTTCAGGAATATCTGGATGCTGCAGGAATCAATGTCTATATGGTGAGATCCGAGGATAGATTCATTTCACTAGCTGAAAGGGTTGAAGTAAGTAATGCCGTAGACCCTAAGATTTTTGTTTCGATTCACGTCAATGCTTTAATTACTAATCCAGAGATGCAGGGTTTGCAAAGCTATTATTATTCTACAACAGGAAAACAATTGGCTGCTGTGATACACAAGCAACTCTTAACTGATGTTAAAATGCCAGACCAAAGAATTAGGCATGCTAATTTCTGGGTGACGAAATTTACCAAAGCGCCTTCTGTTTTGTTAGAGCTTGGTTTTATGACCAATGTTGCAGAAAGAACGAAATTAGTGAAAGACAGTTATCAAAATGATTTAGCCAAATCAGTTGCACGAGGAATAATTAATTACCTGGAAGGTTTATGA
- a CDS encoding aspartate/glutamate racemase family protein, which yields MRLGFYDSGLGGLSVLKEFIDRYGSKYSYVYFGDSARAPYGTKSAEQLKSYVLEIADFMQEKQVDVLVSACNSSSMYLDEMNFEDYFFQIISLNDVLAKYFEANQFDKPVALIATQATIASGRYKNWSVDIHPVACTDLVPLIETGKLDEAKLNWQAHLKNLPETITDVIIGCTHYSFLAKGADYHFIDPAKLVVEQFASSIFDDGLLNYQTKDKELDIDVHFSKADEKYLELVSSLLEGK from the coding sequence ATGAGACTTGGCTTCTATGATTCAGGTTTGGGCGGGCTCTCAGTTCTAAAAGAGTTTATTGACAGGTACGGTTCAAAGTACTCATATGTATATTTCGGTGACTCAGCGCGGGCTCCTTATGGCACTAAGAGCGCTGAACAACTTAAGAGCTATGTTTTGGAGATTGCTGATTTTATGCAAGAGAAACAAGTTGATGTTTTGGTTTCTGCTTGTAATTCTAGTTCGATGTACCTTGATGAAATGAATTTCGAGGATTATTTTTTTCAAATTATAAGTTTGAATGATGTGCTGGCTAAGTATTTTGAAGCGAATCAATTTGATAAACCAGTTGCTTTGATCGCCACTCAAGCAACTATTGCTTCTGGGAGATATAAAAACTGGTCTGTGGATATTCACCCAGTTGCTTGTACCGATTTGGTGCCCCTTATTGAAACTGGTAAATTGGATGAAGCGAAACTAAATTGGCAAGCTCACTTGAAGAATTTGCCTGAGACTATTACAGACGTGATTATTGGTTGTACTCATTATTCTTTTTTAGCTAAGGGGGCAGATTATCATTTTATTGATCCTGCAAAACTGGTAGTTGAACAATTTGCAAGTTCTATTTTTGATGATGGTTTGTTGAATTATCAAACAAAAGATAAAGAATTAGATATTGATGTGCATTTTAGTAAAGCTGATGAGAAATACCTTGAGCTTGTTTCTAGTTTATTGGAAGGCAAGTAA